The Providencia rettgeri genome includes a window with the following:
- the ffh_1 gene encoding p48 — MFDNLTDRLSRTLRNISGRGRLTDENIKETLREVRMALLEADVALPVVREFIQKVKENAVGQDVNKSLTPGQEFIKIVQNELTRAMGDENHQLNLSAQPPAVVLMAGLQGAGKTTSVAKLGKLLKEKQKKKVLVVSADVYRPAAIKQLETLAESVGIDFFPSEVQEKPAAIVQKALKHAQLQFYDVLLVDTAGRLHVDEAMMEEIQEVHRIIKPVETLFVVDAMTGQDAANTAKAFNEALPLTGVVLTKVDGDARGGAALSIRAITGQTH, encoded by the coding sequence ATGTTTGATAATTTAACTGACAGACTATCGCGCACGTTGCGCAATATCAGTGGGCGTGGGCGTCTAACTGATGAAAATATTAAAGAAACACTACGCGAAGTTCGCATGGCCTTGCTGGAAGCTGACGTTGCTTTGCCAGTAGTCCGTGAATTCATTCAAAAAGTTAAAGAAAATGCGGTTGGGCAAGATGTCAATAAAAGTCTAACACCAGGCCAAGAGTTCATCAAAATAGTTCAAAATGAACTGACTCGGGCGATGGGGGATGAAAACCACCAACTTAATTTATCCGCACAACCTCCTGCGGTCGTTTTAATGGCGGGTTTGCAAGGTGCGGGTAAAACAACCAGCGTTGCAAAATTAGGTAAGCTTTTAAAAGAAAAACAAAAGAAAAAAGTATTAGTTGTCTCTGCTGACGTTTATCGCCCCGCGGCGATTAAACAATTAGAGACGTTAGCTGAAAGTGTTGGAATTGACTTTTTCCCTTCGGAAGTACAAGAAAAACCCGCTGCTATTGTTCAAAAAGCATTAAAACACGCACAATTGCAATTCTACGATGTGCTGTTAGTAGATACCGCGGGTCGCTTGCACGTCGACGAAGCGATGATGGAAGAAATCCAAGAAGTTCACCGCATTATTAAGCCAGTTGAAACCTTATTCGTCGTCGATGCGATGACAGGACAGGATGCGGCAAACACAGCGAAAGCGTTTAATGAAGCCTTGCCACTGACTGGGGTTGTGTTGACCAAGGTCGATGGTGATGCGCGAGGCGGTGCGGCGCTTTCTATTCGCGCAATTACAGGCCAAACCCATTAA
- the ffh_2 gene encoding p48, producing the protein MREAVRRFLFAQLQAKPIKFLGVGEKTDALEPFHPERVASRILGMGDVISLIEEIEHKVDRDEAEKLAKKT; encoded by the coding sequence ATGCGCGAGGCGGTGCGGCGCTTTCTATTCGCGCAATTACAGGCCAAACCCATTAAATTTCTAGGGGTTGGTGAAAAAACTGACGCCTTAGAACCATTCCATCCAGAGCGCGTCGCGTCGCGTATTCTCGGTATGGGTGATGTAATTTCTCTGATTGAAGAGATTGAGCATAAAGTTGACCGCGATGAAGCTGAAAAGCTGGCTAAAAAAACTTAA
- the ffh_3 gene encoding p48, with protein MKLKSWLKKLKTGDGFDLNDFLSQLKQMRNMGGMASMMSKMPGMSQLPDAVKSQMDDKITVRMEAMINSMTRKEREKPEIIKGSRKRRIAAGSGTTVQEVNRLLKQFDDMQRMMKKMKKGGLAKMMRGMKGMMPPGFPGR; from the coding sequence ATGAAGCTGAAAAGCTGGCTAAAAAAACTTAAAACAGGGGATGGCTTTGATTTAAATGACTTTTTAAGTCAATTAAAGCAAATGCGTAATATGGGCGGTATGGCGAGCATGATGAGCAAAATGCCCGGGATGTCTCAGTTACCGGATGCCGTTAAGTCCCAAATGGATGATAAAATCACCGTTCGTATGGAAGCGATGATTAATTCCATGACACGTAAAGAACGTGAAAAACCTGAAATTATTAAAGGTTCGCGAAAACGTCGTATTGCGGCAGGTTCGGGAACTACCGTGCAAGAAGTTAACCGCCTCTTAAAACAATTTGATGACATGCAACGCATGATGAAGAAAATGAAAAAAGGTGGTCTAGCCAAGATGATGCGCGGTATGAAGGGTATGATGCCTCCGGGTTTTCCGGGGCGTTAA
- the rpsP gene encoding 30S ribosomal protein S16 encodes MVTIRLSRGGAKKRPFYQIVVTDSRNARDGRFIERIGFFNPIAAGQAEELRLDLDRIEHWVGLGATISDRVAQLVKQAKKAA; translated from the coding sequence ATGGTAACAATTCGTTTATCTCGTGGCGGCGCTAAAAAACGTCCGTTCTACCAAATCGTTGTAACCGATAGCCGCAATGCGCGTGACGGTCGTTTCATTGAGCGTATCGGTTTCTTCAACCCGATCGCTGCTGGTCAAGCAGAAGAACTGCGTTTAGACCTGGACCGTATTGAGCATTGGGTTGGCTTAGGCGCAACTATTTCTGACCGTGTTGCACAACTGGTCAAACAAGCTAAGAAAGCAGCTTAA
- the rimM gene encoding 21K codes for MSKQTKLQPPENPIVLGKLGAAYGIRGWLKVFSSTEHAESIFEYQPWFIQRSGQWQHIEIEDWKHHNKDIIVKLNGVDDRDAAALLTNFEIAVDSTQLPELENEYYWKDLMGCHVVTLQGYDLGTITDMMETGSNDVLVIKANLKDAFGIKERLVPFLDGQVIKKVDLDTKLIEVDWDPGF; via the coding sequence ATGAGCAAGCAAACTAAACTACAGCCACCTGAAAACCCAATCGTATTGGGGAAATTAGGTGCAGCGTACGGTATTCGTGGTTGGCTCAAAGTTTTTTCGTCCACCGAACATGCTGAAAGTATTTTTGAGTATCAGCCTTGGTTTATCCAACGCTCAGGTCAATGGCAACACATTGAAATTGAAGATTGGAAACATCATAACAAGGATATCATCGTCAAGCTGAACGGGGTCGATGACCGCGATGCAGCTGCGCTTTTGACTAACTTTGAGATTGCGGTTGATTCAACCCAACTTCCTGAGTTAGAAAACGAATACTACTGGAAAGACCTGATGGGTTGCCATGTAGTGACGTTACAAGGCTATGACCTTGGTACCATCACTGACATGATGGAGACCGGTTCAAATGATGTACTGGTCATTAAGGCGAATTTAAAAGATGCATTTGGCATCAAGGAGCGGTTAGTTCCGTTTCTTGATGGGCAGGTTATCAAGAAAGTCGATCTCGATACCAAACTTATTGAAGTGGATTGGGATCCTGGTTTTTAA
- the trmD_1 gene encoding tRNA (guanine-N(1)-)-methyltransferase, with product MWIGVISLFPEMFRAITEYGVTGRAVKNGLLTFECWNPRDFTHDRHKTVDDRPYGGGPGMLMMVQPLKDAINAARTEAGVGAKVIYLSPQGRKLSQDGVCELATNEKLILVCGRYEGIDERIIQTEVDEEWSIGDYVLSGGSSRDGVD from the coding sequence ATGTGGATTGGTGTAATTAGCCTGTTTCCCGAAATGTTCCGCGCAATAACCGAGTACGGGGTAACTGGTCGGGCAGTGAAAAATGGCCTGCTAACATTTGAGTGCTGGAATCCGCGTGACTTTACTCACGATAGGCACAAAACTGTTGATGATCGCCCCTATGGTGGTGGTCCAGGCATGCTGATGATGGTGCAACCGCTTAAGGATGCAATCAACGCAGCAAGAACTGAGGCTGGTGTTGGTGCAAAGGTTATTTATCTTTCACCGCAAGGGCGCAAACTCAGTCAAGACGGTGTTTGCGAGCTGGCAACCAATGAGAAATTGATTCTTGTTTGTGGCCGCTATGAAGGCATTGATGAGCGTATCATTCAAACCGAAGTTGACGAAGAATGGTCAATCGGTGATTACGTTCTCAGTGGTGGGAGCTCCCGCGATGGTGTTGATTGA
- the trmD_2 gene encoding tRNA (guanine-N(1)-)-methyltransferase, producing MVLIDSVSRFIPGVLGHQASAQEDSFADGLLDCPHYTRPEVLDGMQVPEVLLSGNHAKIDSWRMKQSLGRTWLRRPELLESLALTDEQRMLLTEFQVEYQSKQQMNPDN from the coding sequence ATGGTGTTGATTGACTCAGTTTCACGGTTTATACCGGGGGTACTTGGTCATCAAGCCTCTGCCCAAGAAGACTCTTTTGCAGATGGTTTGTTAGATTGTCCACACTATACCCGCCCTGAAGTGTTAGACGGCATGCAGGTTCCGGAAGTTTTACTTTCAGGAAACCACGCTAAAATAGATAGCTGGCGCATGAAACAATCACTTGGCCGTACCTGGCTTAGAAGACCTGAGCTTCTGGAAAGCCTAGCTCTGACTGACGAGCAGAGGATGTTGCTGACTGAATTCCAAGTTGAATATCAGTCCAAGCAACAAATGAATCCAGACAATTAA
- the rplS gene encoding 50S ribosomal protein L19, with translation MSNIIKQLEQEQMKQDVPSFRQGDTVEVKVWVVEGSKKRLQAFEGVVIAIRNRGLHSAFTVRKISNGEGVERVFQTHSPVVDSIAVKRRGAVRRSKLYYLRERSGKAARIKERLNAK, from the coding sequence ATGAGCAACATTATTAAACAACTTGAACAAGAGCAAATGAAGCAGGACGTACCTTCATTCCGTCAGGGTGACACCGTGGAAGTTAAGGTATGGGTCGTAGAAGGCTCTAAAAAACGTCTGCAGGCATTCGAGGGCGTGGTTATCGCTATTCGTAACCGCGGTCTGCACTCTGCATTCACTGTTCGTAAAATTTCTAACGGCGAAGGTGTTGAGCGTGTATTCCAAACTCACTCACCAGTCGTAGATAGCATTGCAGTTAAACGTCGTGGTGCTGTTCGCAGATCTAAACTGTACTACCTGCGTGAGCGTTCTGGTAAGGCAGCTCGTATCAAAGAGCGTCTGAACGCCAAGTAA
- the aroF gene encoding Phospho-2-dehydro-3-deoxyheptonate aldolase, Tyr-sensitive produces the protein MIMQKDVLNNVNIQDEQVLITPESLKEKYPLSRSNLHAIATSRQVIADIIHQRDPRLLVVCGPCSIHDVDAAIEYGERLKVLAEELSDSLYIVMRVYFEKPRTTVGWKGLISDPFMDGSFEMEKGLHIARDLLTNLVNMGLPLATEALDPNNPQYLGDLFSWSAIGARTTESQTHREMASGLSMPVGFKNGTDGSLSTAINALKAAAMPHRFMGINQSGQVCLLHTKGNSNGHVILRGGKMPNYSAEDIAACEAEMKKAGLEPSLMVDCSHGNSNKDYRRQPLVVDSIIEQIINGNESITGIMLESHINEGNQTSEQARDSMKYGVSVTDACINWQTTETVLRKLHQALLPVLEQRAQKLSKVS, from the coding sequence ATGATCATGCAAAAAGATGTACTCAACAATGTGAATATTCAAGACGAGCAGGTATTAATCACTCCTGAGAGTCTGAAAGAGAAATATCCGCTGAGTCGCAGCAACCTGCATGCCATTGCGACATCGCGCCAAGTGATTGCTGACATTATTCATCAACGCGACCCTCGCTTACTCGTGGTATGTGGTCCTTGCTCAATCCATGATGTGGATGCTGCTATTGAATATGGTGAGCGTCTGAAAGTATTAGCCGAAGAATTAAGTGATAGCTTATATATTGTGATGCGTGTGTATTTTGAAAAACCTCGTACAACCGTGGGTTGGAAAGGTTTGATTAGTGATCCATTTATGGATGGCTCTTTTGAAATGGAAAAAGGCCTGCATATTGCTCGTGACTTGCTGACTAATTTAGTGAATATGGGGTTACCATTAGCGACAGAAGCACTGGATCCTAACAATCCTCAATACTTAGGGGATCTATTTAGTTGGTCTGCCATTGGTGCAAGAACCACTGAGTCACAAACACACCGCGAAATGGCATCGGGTTTATCTATGCCTGTTGGTTTTAAAAATGGAACGGATGGAAGTTTATCTACCGCAATTAATGCATTAAAAGCAGCTGCCATGCCACACCGTTTTATGGGGATTAACCAATCTGGCCAAGTTTGTTTATTACATACTAAAGGCAATAGTAACGGCCATGTTATTTTACGTGGCGGTAAAATGCCAAACTACAGCGCAGAGGACATTGCGGCTTGTGAAGCTGAAATGAAAAAAGCGGGTTTAGAGCCATCACTTATGGTGGATTGTAGCCATGGAAACTCAAATAAAGATTACCGCCGTCAGCCATTAGTTGTTGATTCTATTATTGAACAAATTATTAATGGTAATGAATCAATTACAGGTATTATGCTAGAAAGCCATATTAATGAAGGGAATCAAACATCAGAACAAGCCCGTGACTCAATGAAATACGGTGTTTCAGTAACTGATGCCTGCATTAACTGGCAAACGACGGAAACGGTATTGCGTAAATTGCATCAGGCATTACTACCTGTGCTTGAACAACGTGCGCAAAAATTGAGTAAAGTGAGCTGA
- the tyrA gene encoding T-protein: MSVELSHLREQIDEVDKSLLDLLAKRLQLVAEVGEVKSLHGLPIYVPERETSMLAARRAEAERMGIPPDLIEDILRRIMRESYARENDKGFKTLNPSAGPIVIVGGDGKMGRLFHRLLTLSGYQVKILNEGDWPQAESIVAGASVVIISVPIHLTVQVINQLPKLDKSTILMDIASIKQQPIEAMLAAHDGPVLGLHPMFGPDIGSVAKQVFAYCNGRSSESYQWFLEQLLVWGARLKEISASEHDRNMSFIQALRHFTTFTYGRNLAEENIDLQQLLDLSSPIYRLELAMVGRLFAQDPQLYADIIMSSDENVELIRRYHQLLGDSIMLLEKKDKEEFIHQFNQVSQWFGEDAHHFMKESQSLLQRANDNRK, from the coding sequence ATGTCTGTTGAGTTATCCCATTTACGGGAACAAATTGATGAAGTTGATAAATCGTTACTCGATTTATTAGCAAAAAGGCTGCAATTGGTTGCTGAAGTCGGTGAAGTGAAAAGCTTACATGGCTTACCGATTTATGTGCCTGAGCGCGAAACCAGTATGTTGGCCGCACGTCGCGCTGAAGCTGAGCGTATGGGGATCCCACCTGATCTGATTGAGGATATTCTAAGGCGGATCATGCGTGAATCTTACGCACGTGAAAATGATAAAGGGTTCAAAACATTGAACCCATCAGCTGGACCCATTGTGATTGTGGGCGGTGATGGGAAAATGGGGCGGTTGTTCCACCGCCTTCTGACTTTATCAGGTTACCAAGTCAAAATATTGAATGAAGGTGATTGGCCGCAAGCAGAGTCTATAGTTGCTGGTGCGAGCGTTGTGATCATCAGTGTACCTATTCACTTAACAGTACAAGTGATCAACCAACTGCCTAAATTGGATAAAAGCACGATCTTGATGGATATCGCGTCAATTAAGCAACAGCCCATAGAAGCGATGTTAGCTGCGCATGATGGGCCCGTACTTGGCCTTCATCCGATGTTTGGCCCTGATATTGGTAGCGTTGCAAAGCAAGTATTTGCTTATTGTAATGGCCGTAGCTCGGAGTCTTATCAGTGGTTCCTTGAACAGCTATTAGTTTGGGGAGCTCGCTTGAAAGAGATTTCAGCATCAGAGCACGATAGAAACATGAGCTTTATTCAGGCATTACGGCACTTTACAACATTTACTTATGGACGAAATCTTGCTGAGGAAAATATCGATTTACAGCAACTGCTTGATTTATCATCGCCTATTTATCGTTTAGAGCTCGCGATGGTTGGGCGGCTGTTTGCACAAGACCCTCAACTGTATGCAGATATTATTATGTCTTCTGATGAAAACGTTGAATTGATACGGAGGTATCACCAATTGTTAGGGGACTCAATAATGCTACTTGAGAAAAAAGATAAAGAGGAATTTATCCACCAATTTAATCAAGTTAGCCAGTGGTTCGGCGAAGATGCCCATCATTTTATGAAAGAAAGCCAATCATTACTGCAACGAGCAAACGATAATCGAAAATAA
- the trg_1 gene encoding Ribose and galactose chemoreceptor protein, with translation MFFKNLKISMKLTIAFGGFVALIILSSIFSLANMNRANEGMKQVLYESYPIASTAGQMMDNFYSFIGIQELILLDDRGSDKRREELAKITLKITELLEKLESSVTDDRSKEILADLRVIRQQFHASLARMNVFLQQNNRQAAIDEMMTKTSSIQRDYRDHIQTLMAIQDLQMQEIGRKVNADYESNKLLLAVLSILSIAAGCVMGWYITTIITRPLENAVNFAQSIANGDLTKDIQVTSKDETGVLLNALNDMKEHLLEIVQEVQQGSESISAAAGQIVAGNQNLAARTEEQAASVEETASSMEQITSTVQNTTEHTHEASMLADQAAIIVQNNGDMMSQVTNKMRAINGSSSQMTEIINLIDSIAFQTNILALNASVEAARAGEHGRGFAVVAGEVRLLAQKSAASASDIRGLIENSSSQTQEGMELVEKATQQIHGMVDSVKEMNALLREIGQASREQSDGISQINSAVGQLDLTTQQNASLVEESVVAADSLNEQAYHLKELVNYFRVKSSSHQPKAAI, from the coding sequence ATGTTTTTTAAAAATCTCAAAATCAGTATGAAGTTAACGATAGCATTTGGTGGTTTTGTTGCGCTTATTATCTTAAGTTCAATATTTTCTTTAGCGAATATGAACCGGGCTAATGAAGGAATGAAGCAGGTACTTTATGAAAGCTATCCTATTGCTTCGACAGCCGGGCAGATGATGGATAACTTTTATTCCTTTATTGGGATCCAAGAGCTGATTTTACTTGATGACAGAGGTAGTGATAAGCGCCGTGAAGAGCTTGCTAAAATTACACTGAAAATAACAGAGTTGTTAGAAAAACTAGAAAGCAGTGTCACTGATGATCGTTCTAAAGAAATTTTGGCAGATTTACGCGTGATCCGCCAACAGTTCCATGCATCGCTGGCACGTATGAATGTATTCTTACAACAAAATAATCGGCAAGCGGCGATTGATGAGATGATGACGAAAACTTCGAGTATTCAGCGGGATTATCGAGATCACATTCAAACATTGATGGCAATTCAAGACTTGCAGATGCAAGAGATCGGCCGGAAAGTCAATGCAGACTATGAAAGTAATAAATTATTACTGGCTGTGCTCTCAATCTTGAGTATCGCTGCGGGCTGCGTAATGGGTTGGTATATTACGACTATTATTACTAGACCATTGGAAAATGCGGTTAATTTCGCTCAGTCAATTGCAAATGGGGATTTGACTAAAGATATCCAGGTCACCTCAAAAGATGAAACGGGTGTGTTGCTAAATGCACTTAATGATATGAAAGAACACTTGCTGGAAATCGTCCAAGAAGTTCAGCAAGGTTCTGAAAGTATTTCGGCGGCAGCAGGGCAAATTGTTGCAGGGAACCAAAACCTTGCCGCACGTACCGAAGAACAAGCCGCATCAGTTGAAGAAACGGCTAGTTCAATGGAGCAAATAACTTCAACTGTTCAAAACACGACTGAGCACACCCATGAAGCAAGTATGCTTGCAGACCAAGCAGCGATTATTGTGCAAAATAATGGCGATATGATGAGCCAAGTTACGAACAAAATGCGAGCAATCAACGGTTCGTCATCACAGATGACAGAAATTATTAACCTAATAGACTCGATTGCATTCCAAACTAATATCTTAGCATTGAATGCATCCGTTGAAGCGGCAAGAGCTGGTGAACATGGGCGAGGCTTTGCCGTTGTTGCTGGGGAAGTGAGATTATTAGCACAAAAAAGTGCAGCTTCAGCGAGTGATATTCGCGGGTTGATTGAAAACTCATCGTCACAAACGCAAGAAGGCATGGAACTTGTTGAAAAAGCAACTCAGCAAATACATGGCATGGTGGATAGTGTAAAAGAGATGAATGCGCTACTACGTGAAATTGGGCAAGCTAGCCGTGAGCAAAGCGATGGAATCTCTCAAATTAATAGTGCGGTAGGGCAACTTGATTTAACCACACAACAAAATGCGAGTTTAGTTGAAGAATCTGTTGTTGCTGCGGACTCCTTAAATGAACAAGCATATCATTTGAAGGAGTTAGTGAATTATTTCAGAGTTAAATCGTCGAGTCATCAGCCTAAAGCAGCAATATAG
- the pheA_1 gene encoding P-protein produces the protein MYSHPQPFQQCSQYLAQFPHWEIKYCDSTSTAMQMVADQNSPSVAALGSEAGGALYNLSVIEHNLANQQINMTRFIVVAPQPIEVTEQVPAKTTLLLTTGQQAGALVDALVILKNNKIIMSKLESRPINGKPWEEMFYVDVHANLRSDNMQQALRELSTITRSIKILGCYPSENVVPVEPEKITP, from the coding sequence GTGTATAGCCACCCTCAGCCTTTTCAGCAATGTAGCCAATACTTAGCGCAATTCCCTCACTGGGAAATAAAATATTGTGATAGTACATCAACTGCAATGCAAATGGTCGCAGACCAAAACTCACCGAGTGTCGCGGCACTTGGAAGTGAAGCCGGCGGCGCGTTATACAATTTAAGCGTAATAGAACATAACCTCGCTAATCAGCAAATTAATATGACTCGGTTTATTGTTGTTGCACCGCAACCAATTGAAGTCACGGAACAAGTCCCCGCTAAAACAACACTACTTCTTACCACTGGTCAACAAGCTGGTGCCTTAGTGGATGCATTAGTTATTTTGAAAAATAATAAGATAATTATGAGTAAATTAGAATCTAGGCCAATTAATGGTAAGCCTTGGGAAGAAATGTTTTATGTAGATGTTCATGCAAACTTACGTTCAGATAATATGCAGCAAGCTTTGAGAGAACTTTCAACAATTACTAGATCAATTAAAATATTAGGCTGCTACCCATCTGAAAATGTGGTGCCTGTTGAACCTGAAAAAATTACACCTTAA
- the pheA_2 gene encoding P-protein, producing the protein MENSTNLLKVREKISQLDSELLNLLAKRRGYAVEVAETKIDDSRPIRDKDRERQLLDVLINKGKPLGLDGFYITRLFQMIIEDSVLTQQAILQKHLNLTPSDTARFAFLGPKGSYSHIAARQYSARHFDQLVECSCHKFQDIFSLVESGQAEYGILPIENTSSGAINDVYDLLQKYIIINRWRDSTPNKPLSLNNRKY; encoded by the coding sequence ATGGAAAACAGCACTAATTTATTGAAAGTAAGAGAAAAAATAAGTCAACTGGATAGTGAATTACTAAATCTTTTAGCAAAGCGCCGTGGTTATGCTGTTGAAGTCGCTGAAACAAAAATTGATGATAGCCGCCCTATTCGTGATAAAGACCGTGAGCGTCAGCTTCTTGATGTTTTAATCAACAAAGGCAAACCGCTAGGGCTTGATGGCTTTTATATCACCCGCCTATTCCAAATGATTATTGAGGACTCCGTTCTTACACAACAGGCGATTTTACAAAAACATTTAAATTTAACCCCGAGTGATACTGCCCGTTTCGCATTCTTAGGGCCGAAAGGTTCTTATTCACATATTGCTGCACGCCAATATTCAGCCCGTCATTTTGACCAACTGGTTGAATGCAGTTGCCATAAATTCCAAGATATTTTTTCATTAGTTGAAAGTGGGCAAGCAGAATATGGCATTTTGCCAATAGAAAACACCAGTTCGGGTGCAATTAATGATGTTTACGATTTACTGCAAAAATACATCATTATCAATCGTTGGAGAGATTCGACTCCCAATAAACCATTGTCTCTTAACAACAGGAAATACTGA
- the raiA gene encoding SpotY produces MIVNITSKQMDITPAIREHIESRLTKLDKWQASLINTHVVLSKEPQGFMVDANIKTATGKLVASAKHEDMYVAINELINKLERQLNKVQHKGESRRAYNSVKEANNTVTL; encoded by the coding sequence ATGATAGTGAACATTACTAGCAAACAAATGGACATTACCCCAGCGATTCGTGAGCACATTGAGAGCCGTCTAACAAAACTCGATAAGTGGCAAGCATCCTTGATAAATACGCATGTTGTTTTATCAAAAGAGCCACAAGGTTTTATGGTTGATGCCAACATAAAAACAGCGACAGGAAAATTGGTCGCAAGTGCCAAGCATGAAGATATGTACGTTGCAATTAATGAACTAATTAACAAACTCGAAAGACAACTTAATAAAGTGCAACATAAAGGAGAATCAAGAAGAGCATATAATAGTGTAAAAGAAGCGAATAATACTGTTACGTTATAA